The window tgtcttttatttaaaaaggccTTAGTCACGAAGAGTCACtttgaaaaatttaaatttataaataaatgaaaaaataaataaataagtgtgcgtgtgcgcgcgcgcgcgcgcgcgcgttgTAGTTTGACGTCCCGCCTCGCATACCGGCCCGTCCCAGTGGCGTATAAAAGTCTGGAGGCTCCGCTCTGCAGTACAACTTGGTCAGCGTGTCTCCTTCATCAGCATTAACCATCCAAGATGAGgattaatgtgtttgttttcgtaTTAGTGCTCCGTCTTCACAAGGCACAGGAACATGCTAATGGTGAGCGTGaaactcttgtttttgtttaacttCACTTTAATGGCAGTTTTTATTTCTCaagtttattcattaaaaaagaaaagaaaaagtttattCTTCGTTTTTTGCAGTTTATCAAAAGGGTTACGTTgtgtaaattgttttgttttaattgttagTCTTTTAAACTGAAGATTTAAATCTGTttttctctatctatctatctatctataaagTACATACCTACCTGCCTATTTATCAATCTGGGTTAGGGTTCCATCAAGATGTGAATAAGCCTTGCTTCTTTATTTATAAGATATATAAAACTGCATCCACTCTATTTCCAGAGTTTTATCCTCTTGTTGAGAAAGGTCCAAGTAGTTTTGTGGACCCCCTACAGAGCAATCAAACCCGGCTGATGGTGAAAGAACCCTCTCTGCCCATCAATGAACTTTTAGAAAAGAGCAGCAGGACCGGGGAGTCCAAATTCTCCCTCCATCCTTTACCTTCTGCCATCTGGCCGAAGCACAGCGACCTGTCACCCGTCCTTCGCCATCATGGTCCCCACAACAAGAGCAAGCGGGGCCCCAAGAGCGAGCACATGCTGGATCTGAACACGGATAAAACAAGAGGAGAAACAGCCGGCCTCCTTCCCAAACCTTCTCTGACGGCGTCTATGGCCGTGGCCGCCAACCGCACCGCTCAGACCGGCATCAACCCCCCTCAGCCCACTGAACCGGAGGGCTATCCCAACTCCAGGCCCAGGAGCGCTCCACACTCACAGCCTGCTCCAGCACCTTCTCCTCGTAGAGAACCCCCTAATAGACGCCTGGACCCGGAGGAGAACCGCCCGGGGAAAGCCGGACTCTACCAAACCGGAATTGGCGCGGCGGCGCTTCGGAACAACAGCCGGCCGCCTGTCACCTTCAACCGGCGCTCCTCCAGCCTCCTGTACCAATTTGACATCCTCAGACGAGGTCAGTGTTATTTCCTGCTTTTGGAACGTGACCTCATAGCGGATCTAGGAATGAAATTGTTCCCTATTGCCTTTGGGATTACAGCATTCACGAGATTAAAATTATGTCACATTACCATCACAGTTAAGCTTTTTTGTTTACTCACAACTCTGATTTTGAATCTCGGCTTCGGCCGTCTTGTCTGGAGTTTGCAAATTcttggcttcctcccacattcccaaaacatcCAACATGTGACTGGCAAACATCTGACCCTAAATCAGTTTGACTAGTTTCTCCCTAATGCAAGAGCAAACATTCAAATGTGTCATTCGCTCCCCGCAGAGTCCGACCTCACCCATGATGCCTTCTGCATGAGTGAGTGCAGGAAGGAGAAGGATGAGAGGGATTATTACTGCTACAGCGAGTTTGGTAAGTCAACACGATGATCAACAGTATGCTGAGTAgtgaatacaaatacaatgaCATAAATCAGGGAGCTGCAACCTGTCGCTCTGGAGCCATAATGTAATTCTTTattctcctgtggctccctttggattaaaaaaaaaaaacatcagtatatatatatttttttacatatttattttattttttagatcaaatattctttaaatgaacaaattaaggatttcgataaaaaaaaaagaacagttaaatattcaaaaaatgtcggtccaaatttttaaattgtcagaaaaagagacaaaatgtagatgaaaagtttttaaaattacccaaaaatgccccaaaaaaacctcccataaatgtccaaaaaggaatagggaaaaaacagaaaataaaatgttcaaaaagtaactataacatgtccaaaaacaaaagaagaaaggcagaaaaataccataaaatgcctttggatttgcaaaaaaaaattaaaaaaaagtcataaaattgtttgttttttttaagtcagaaaATAAAACGTTAGTAtaatatgcccccccccccccgccaaaaaGAAAGgataaaaattaccataaaatgtacacaaaagtgacccaaaaaaagtcagaaactaaaatgtttttaaaaaaggcaggaaagagcatgttcaaaaagccaaaaatgtcagaaaattgatagcagaaagggaagaggcagaaaattactataatATGGCCGTTAAATTTCAGAAAGTTgacagaaaggcaaaaaaatctaaaaatgtatgaaaaacaaataaaagaagaaaatgaatctctacatattggatgctgcatatttttctgttcgctcaggggccctcagtacattagactactAACTCCAACACATTGTTTCCTTCATCGCAATGTTCAAataagacagatttttttgttctttatttggcctaaaatttgacaggaaaggttgctgacctctGGCATAAGTGAAGGTGAAAAATGTTTACCTTTGATGTTTCCTAAGTCTTTATGTCCCCTTGATTCTATGTGACATCATCTGAATTTTGAAATTATCTTACTAAttagatcagtggtgtccaaactcggtcctcgggggccggtagtcccgcaggttttggatatttctctcctccaacacagctgaagctcatcagcaagctctactaagcctgataacaatcctgttgattgaaacaggtgcgttggagcagggaaacctccaaaacctgcgggactaccggcccccgaggaccgagtttggacaccactgaatTAGATGCTTTGTCACGTTATCTGCTTTGACTGTTAACATGGCATCATTTACAAGTAGGGTTAACATGGTTTGTCTGAAGTCATTGTGCAGATCTAAAAAAAACTCACGGCACaccatcaaacaaaaatgtcaaaaatgttctatcAACAACTACACTTTGACTTCCATCTCCCCTCAAATTAGCTATCAACGGGGTCGTCCACGACATCGACGTGCTGCGTAAAGGCATACGTCTCATCACTTTGATGGTGAGCACTGACGGGTTCTACAAGATGAGTCGCCTCTACGCCACCCCTGACAGTTTCTTCTTCAAAGTGCGCCTTCTGGTCTTGGACACTTACAAATGCAGCAAACCCTGCCCTGATATCAAACTGGGTAAGTGCTCGATGTTAGGGAGTAAGCGTAGGCTCACATTGGGGAAATTTCAGTTGTACACCAGAACATTTTGAGAGTATCGTGGactcagagatggcaaatccaggtccaaaaagtaaaaaccctaccacagtttggctttagctcctcgtgctagctagctagctagctccctagcaggtaaataagcatccggggagctagctagctagcacctggggctaaagccaaactgtggcagggggtTTAccctctggacctggatttgccacctctgatagtGGTTCATGAAAGAATCACAAATATTTACACGAAGCAGAATTAGCAGAAGTGTACAAGAATGACCCTATTTATCCTTGTTCCCAAGGAACCAGATACATTGTAATGGGCCAAATCTACCACCGGAGGCGGCATCTTCAAAACGACCTCCTGAACCTGCTCGGTGGCCGACTAAAACCAGGCGACGGCATCCTCAGGAGCAGCAACTATGTGAAAAGGTTCAACAAACGGAAGCACCAGAAGGTCCTGGAGGCCACCCGCTCCAAGTGCCGGTGAACCAAAAACTGCCCCCCCGACTTCACCCGCTTGCAAGGGAAGAGACATTACGTGAACTGCTTCTAAATAACCCCTGAATATTATTGCACCAGATGAGGCAACACGAGTAGTGATTAGCAAGTTTGCCTCACAGTCGAGAGGTACGGTTCGAATCTCCGCTCCGGCCTCCCTGTGTGGATTTTGCATTGTCTCCTTATGCTCATGTGGTACTCCagattcctcccacattccaaaaacgtgTACGtttggttcattgaagactctaaattgtccatagatgtgaatgtttgtttgtttacatgtggCCTGCGGTtgacttattcactgccattgacggctaaagacgtccACATTTTTTATTGGACTGGCATCTGTGATTTCAAACCATGAACCAAATGAAGACAAGTGCTATAGAAACTGGATGGAGGCAAGAAGGAAAATGGATTCACTTTCCCATGGACCACCATGATGTGCAGTATCACAATCCATCATTTGACTAAAAATACCCACATGCGTTCTCGTGAATATTTTCCAATACAAATTGGTACTATTTACGGCACTAATTAAGAAGCCCATCTTGACCTCTTCCTTTATTCATGGCTGGTACATGAAGCTAAAACGGGATACAACTGGCCCGCATCCAAAAGGGAACTTTCAGATCAAACACATGTAATCCACATATTCTAACTATAGATCTGCTGTATGTGTATCAAACATTCCATCCTGCATTATTGACCCACTGTTGCTTTTGATTTGGTgctttgctcaagggcaccacGGCAGTTTTGTTATCCCTCCAGCAACCCGTCCTCCACCTTCGGACCCTCAAGCTAATTTGCTGGCcaagttcaaaataaaaaagtataataTTGGACTGGCTGGGGATGTATTATGCTTATTGATTCCTGCCCCTGCTTTTCATGGAAGGGAGATCATTTGCTTGCACTGAATGTTGCATATCAATGAAGTTAATAAAATGAATTGTTTTGTACCCTTTGATGCCACAAGAAATATTTTGTACCATCTGTTAGCTCTAACTTAGTTCCAAAAGAGTGTTCGGTCTCTGTGAATGTTTCTCAGCGGGTCCGCTTGGTTCCCAGGTTGGGGGTCGGAAGATGAGAGCGAGAGGGGGGTGGCGGGGGGCAGGAAACAGGAGCCCGCTGCACATCTTGGCCACCATCGCAGTGGGAGGACATTCCTCATCAGAGGATGTAGCaaagaaggaaaagaaggaGGATGCAtgatgtggcaaaaaaaaaaaagtaatttggtGTAATTTATGTGATGTGGTGTGCCCCAAGGTTACGTCCTAGGCCCCACTGTTTGCACCTTAGCATAGCAGATGCTAATACTACTCCCCAAAAGTTAATCAACTTTTGTATGTGAAATTTCAGGGTAACCAAAATTCCAGCAGGAAGATGTAAGAAACTTGTTGATGGTTATAGGAAGCAAttgatttcagtttttttttttaatggtgtgcTACCAAATATGGACTTAAGGCTACCAATAATTTTGTCTAGTCCATTATTTGGATTCTGTGTGGAATGATGAGATTTTTCTCATCTTATTTTGGGTTTAGAGCAAACCTAAGAAATAAACATGTGAATACCAAATAATTAGTAATTGTTCAATTATCTAGGAGAAGTGATGCATTATTTGACAGAAGCAGAGGCCAGTCTGCAGTAATTCCATTACGAATAATTCATGCTAACAACGTAGCATCCACGGCTAACATCAGCGTTGGTTAAACTCGAGTGTTGGAGGGATTAATAAAGCGATGCTACATTCAAACCTTTCTAGCAGTTCTAAAAATGCATACACATTCTTTAAACTCACGAACCAcggttccactgtatttcatGTATTGTGGTGTACCACAAGGTTCAGTCCCAAACCCTACTTGGTTTGCGTTACGTGGGCACTTGAGTTATTTAAGCAGtttatctaaaataaataaataatgcagcaTAAGCAAAAGGATATTTTagcaagtatttttttcctgtggtGTTCACCAAGGTTATGTCCTCAGCCccgctttgttttgtttttttaagtactgcAGATAGTTACTTTTTTCAGTTGTTAATGAAAGGAGATGCCAATGAACAATAAGCCATTTCATGTATTGTACTGTGTACTGGGACTAATGTGTTTGTCTTTATCTAGGctggaaatataaaaaataaacaaagtgaTGCTCACCAATTTCTATAAATGATTCAATGAAACGCCATAGAAAGCAGGTGTCAAAAACAGTTCTTTATTATCTACAATGTAATGTCCTATCAAGTAAAAAAAGACTCTTTTTAAAGTAGCCACAATCTGTTAAAAACatagaatgcatttttttttctcggcagTTACAGTTCTTTAAAcattatttgag of the Vanacampus margaritifer isolate UIUO_Vmar chromosome 7, RoL_Vmar_1.0, whole genome shotgun sequence genome contains:
- the LOC144055302 gene encoding UPF0450 protein C17orf58 homolog, with product MRINVFVFVLVLRLHKAQEHANEFYPLVEKGPSSFVDPLQSNQTRLMVKEPSLPINELLEKSSRTGESKFSLHPLPSAIWPKHSDLSPVLRHHGPHNKSKRGPKSEHMLDLNTDKTRGETAGLLPKPSLTASMAVAANRTAQTGINPPQPTEPEGYPNSRPRSAPHSQPAPAPSPRREPPNRRLDPEENRPGKAGLYQTGIGAAALRNNSRPPVTFNRRSSSLLYQFDILRRESDLTHDAFCMSECRKEKDERDYYCYSEFAINGVVHDIDVLRKGIRLITLMVSTDGFYKMSRLYATPDSFFFKVRLLVLDTYKCSKPCPDIKLGTRYIVMGQIYHRRRHLQNDLLNLLGGRLKPGDGILRSSNYVKRFNKRKHQKVLEATRSKCR